Below is a window of bacterium DNA.
TGGAGGGTATCACTCTATTTGGGGTAAAAGATGCGGTCAAGATTGCCTTAGATAACAATAAGCAACTCCTTGTTTTTAAGAAGAAATTGGATGAGGCATCACATCAGGTGAAGATGTCTCAATCAGAGATGTATCCTAAACTTAATCTTAGCGGTGGACTTTCTTACACCAAATGGTTAAAGAGAAAGAAATATCCTGTAGAATTTAACCTCGGAGAAGAAAAAATCACTGATTTATTGGAAGAACCTGCCTATCCTCCCTATAATCCCTTTCTTTCTCTTTCACTCTCTCAAAATCTATTTGATCGCGGCAAGACCCAAAATACCATAAAACTATCCCAAGAAAACTTAAAAGAACTCGAAATTGACTATCAACTCCTTGCCCAACAAATTACAGAAGAGGTTGCAGAGGCATATTATATCTGTAAAAAAACTATGAAAAC
It encodes the following:
- a CDS encoding TolC family protein, which produces MTIFLFIKEGVASQIYPVEGITLFGVKDAVKIALDNNKQLLVFKKKLDEASHQVKMSQSEMYPKLNLSGGLSYTKWLKRKKYPVEFNLGEEKITDLLEEPAYPPYNPFLSLSLSQNLFDRGKTQNTIKLSQENLKELEIDYQLLAQQITEEVAEAYYICKKTMKTETGVS